In a single window of the Elaeis guineensis isolate ETL-2024a chromosome 4, EG11, whole genome shotgun sequence genome:
- the LOC105042554 gene encoding uncharacterized protein isoform X4: protein MMHGFWYPYRNIFSLADELGIQPFTKWTRSAYYSPEGMEAEFPIFQDMPRLPTPFGALVYPQFFQLPLVDRLTSVPLMVAVIDFDNTDAAWRKYDSMTARELFKQYGCSASLYQKAFEPLLQVGLFGPAEQCSAAATLGMLYYYILSHQQNFDVVWCRGKVEEKIFLPWLESMKVNGLKFHDNKMVTDFMVNEDTGCISGVVCGQEIYEADAFILAVGVSTLQSTVISSSALQSRQEFLNVLSLDTIDVLSVKLWFDRKVEIPKEANVCFGFDDSTGWTFFVLNSIYDEYKEEPATVLEAEFYNATRVLLLSDEQIVAKVVSYLSICIKEFQEAIVLQHTVVRFPKSATHFFPGSYKYMLRGSTTFPNLFMAGNWIVTRHGSWSQEKAYVTGLEAANRVIDYLGEGDFAKIIAVEEDEPHIETLRSLNRRVTELKAQIPFSDFFL from the exons GCTGAATTTCCTATATTTCAAGATATGCCTCGATTACCAACTCCTTTTGGAGCCCTTGTATACCCCCAA TTTTTTCAGCTTCCTTTGGTGGATCGGTTGACATCAGTTCCTCTTATGGTTGCAG TCATTGACTTTGACAACACTGATGCTGCCTGGAGAAAATATGATTCAA TGACTGCAAGGGAACTTTTTAAACAATATGGTTGCTCAGCAAGTCTCTACCAAAAGGCTTTTGAACCCCTACTTCAGGTTGGCCTATTTGGTCCAGCAGAACAATGCAGTGCTGCTGCAACCTTGGGAATGCTGTACTATTACATACTGTCCCATCAG CAAAACTTTGATGTTGTTTGGTGTCGTGGTAAAGTtgaggaaaaaatttttttgccatGGCTGGAGTCAATGAAAGTAAATGGCTTAAAATTTCATGACAACAAAATGGTGACAGATTTTATGGTAAATGAGGATACTGGATGCATTTCAGGAGTTGTATGTGGGCAGGAGATTTATGAGGCCGATGCATTTATTCTGGCTGTAGGAGTTTCTACTCTTCAGTCCACCGTAATCAGCAG TTCTGCACTACAATCACGGCAGGAGTTTCTGAATGTTCTTAGCCTGGATACAATTGATGTACTCTCCGTTAAACTATGGTTTGATAGGAAG GTTGAGATTCCAAAGGAAGCCAATGTTTGCTTTGGTTTTGATGATTCAACTGGATGGACTTTCTTCGTCTTGAACTcaatttatgatgaatataaaGAAGAACCAGCAACAGTGTTGGAGGCTGAGTTT TATAATGCCACTCGGGTTTTGCTTCTAAGTGATGAGCAGATTGTTGCGAAAGTGGTGTCATACCTTTCGATATGCATAAAAGAATTTCAAGAAGCCATAGTACTGCAGCATACTGTTGTCAGATTCCCCAAATCCGCAACTCATTTTTTTCCAG GTTCTTATAAGTACATGTTGCGGGGTTCAACTACCTTTCCAAATTTGTTTATGGCCGGCAATTGGATAGTCACTCGACATGGGTCCTGGTCACAG GAGAAAGCATATGTGACAGGACTGGAAGCTGCTAACAGGGTGATAGACTACCTTGGTGAGGGTGATTTTGCCAAAATAATTGCTGTGGAGGAAGATGAGCCTCATATTGAAACACTGCGCAGTCTTAACAGAAGAGTCACTGAGCTAAAGGCTCAAATCCCCTTCTCTGACTTTTTTCTCTAG